The following are from one region of the Rattus rattus isolate New Zealand chromosome 13, Rrattus_CSIRO_v1, whole genome shotgun sequence genome:
- the Lrrc25 gene encoding leucine-rich repeat-containing protein 25 gives MGSTGAGLLWSCLPMLLALLHESGSQDLTCTVYASNVDWTQTFNDTCLNFSGLGLSLPQSQPLKARHAQVLDLSKNNLRVLPGVFFANLEKLQTLIVTHNHLDSVDRSLALRCDLELRADCSCGLASWQNVRQNNCSGQQQLCLHPVTAAPRNLSTFLQVSCPPGWAPGSIGTLVAGTIFLALAVGGSVLAWRLRRRHVSKQGLSKAQNSHDGPTPVTDFLPRYSSRQPRPKAPELPPNRSTMDYENVFIGQAAEDCSWSADRSCPSGDNDCYMNYRSVDLDPQPVYCNLESLGRAPLEDEERVVSWR, from the exons ATGGGGAGCACCGGAGCTGGGCTGCTGTGGTCATGCCTCCCAATGCTGTTGGCCCTCCTGCACGAGTCAGGGAGTCAAGATCTTACCTGCACGGTTTACGCAAGCAACGTGGACTGGACTCAGACATTTAATGACACCTGCCTCAATTTCAGCGGCCTCGGCCTGTCCCTGCCACAGAGTCAGCCCTTGAAGGCCAGGCATGCACAGGTCCTGGACCTGTCTAAGAACAACCTTCGGGTGCTCCCTGGGGTCTTCTTTGCCAACCTGGAAAAGCTGCAAACCCTGATTGTCACCCACAACCATCTGGACAGTGTGGACAGGTCGCTGGCCCTACGCTGTGACCTGGAGCTCAGGGCAGACTGCAGCTGTGGTCTGGCCTCCTGGCAGAATGTTCGGCAGAACAACTGTTCTGGGCAGCAGCAGCTGTGTCTACACCCAGTCACGGCAGCTCCCAGGAACCTCTCCACCTTCCTCCAGGTCAGCTGTCCCCCAGGCTGGGCCCCGGGGTCCATTGGCACCCTTGTTGCTGGGACTATCTTCCTGGCTTTGGCTGTCGGTGGATCTGTGCTGGCCTGGAGGCTTCGTCGCCGACATGTCAGTAAGCAGGGTCTCAGCAAAGCCCAGAATTCACACGATGGCCCCACACCAGTGACAGACTTCTTGCCAAGGTACAGCAGCCGGCAGCCTCGTCCCAAAGCCCCAGAGTTGCCACCCAACAGGTCCACAATGGATTATGAGAATGTCTTCATTGGCCAGGCAGCCGAGGATTGTTCATGGTCTGCAGACAG AAGCTGCCCTTCTGGAGACAATGACTGCTACATGAACTACAGGAGTGTCGACCTGGACCCTCAGCCCGTCTATTGCAACCTGGAGTCCCTGGGGCGGGCCCCATTGGAGGACGAGGAGCGTGTGGTTTCGTGGCGCTGA